The Pyruvatibacter sp. HU-CL02332 genome includes a window with the following:
- a CDS encoding AIPR family protein produces MEQTTPEFFHDFRQELMAGAEAHGAFQLSEFMEVFSTELIETGFIEGFEACHYRAQRGMRVDGYWFNDEGTLDLFVADFDSRDELQSLTQTDVNAAFKRVEKFFEASLSKRFFDDLDETTPEYGLSRQISDRKAFVRKVNFFLVSERTLSDRTQNIESRQVCDVEATYHIWDVSRLQRQRSSRGHKEALDINFKEEFGSGLNSLPAHLGSGAYQSYLIVIPGEVLAALYGKHGARLLEQNVRSFLQARGKVNKGIRTTILNEPGMFFAYNNGITATAQEVEVEQSDEGLQIVRIKDLQIVNGGQTTASLFHTKRRDKVALDGVFVQMKLSVISPEDSEIVVPRISEYANTQNRVNAADFFSNHPFHVRMEEFSRRIWAPAPSGAMRETKWFYERARGQYADAQSKLTPGEQKRFKAEYPKPQMIDKTSIAKFENVWDDHPKWVNLGAQKNFARYAARIGKTWTKNQGDFNELYFRRAIARAIIFRWTEKMVSGEPWYNGGFRANIVAYTIAAINELCKRTDQTVDFQRCWNTQEVYEELAEALRKAAKFVNDDISQPPQGMSHVSEWCKKDSCWDRIQGQIDQLESDVGSRFFKTLVGIDEQKAEQKRAKKTQQIDDGIDAQRRVLEVPAQKWSKIRQAGIGKRFLSEKEIGILRVAEQIPQKIPSEKQSEVLVGILERAKAEGVL; encoded by the coding sequence ATGGAACAGACAACTCCCGAATTTTTCCATGATTTTCGTCAGGAGCTTATGGCAGGGGCTGAGGCTCACGGAGCATTCCAGCTCTCCGAATTCATGGAGGTCTTCTCAACGGAGTTGATCGAAACCGGATTCATCGAGGGCTTCGAGGCCTGCCACTACAGAGCACAGCGAGGAATGCGTGTTGACGGATACTGGTTCAATGATGAAGGCACACTTGATCTGTTCGTTGCAGACTTTGACAGTCGCGATGAGCTCCAATCGCTGACGCAGACAGATGTGAATGCTGCTTTCAAAAGAGTGGAGAAATTCTTCGAAGCAAGCCTCTCAAAGCGGTTCTTCGATGACCTTGATGAAACCACTCCGGAGTACGGACTGTCCCGACAAATATCGGATCGCAAGGCTTTCGTTCGCAAGGTCAATTTTTTCTTGGTATCCGAGCGCACGCTGAGCGACCGCACGCAGAACATTGAGAGTCGGCAGGTCTGCGATGTCGAGGCGACATATCACATCTGGGACGTCTCTCGCCTGCAACGCCAGCGTAGCTCCCGCGGTCACAAAGAAGCGCTGGATATCAACTTCAAGGAAGAATTTGGAAGTGGGTTGAACAGCCTGCCAGCACACCTCGGCTCCGGCGCCTATCAGTCATACCTCATAGTTATCCCCGGGGAGGTGCTTGCTGCACTGTACGGCAAGCACGGAGCACGCCTTCTCGAACAAAATGTGCGCTCTTTCCTTCAGGCACGAGGCAAAGTGAACAAAGGTATCCGCACGACGATACTAAATGAGCCTGGGATGTTCTTTGCCTACAACAACGGTATCACCGCCACAGCTCAGGAGGTAGAGGTAGAGCAAAGCGACGAAGGACTGCAAATCGTTCGGATCAAGGACCTTCAGATCGTGAACGGCGGACAGACCACGGCCTCGCTCTTTCATACAAAGAGGCGTGACAAGGTAGCATTGGATGGTGTGTTTGTTCAGATGAAGCTCTCGGTCATCAGTCCCGAAGACAGTGAGATCGTTGTTCCCAGAATTTCGGAGTACGCCAATACTCAGAATCGCGTGAACGCAGCCGACTTCTTTTCCAACCACCCCTTCCATGTTCGGATGGAAGAATTCTCACGCCGCATCTGGGCACCGGCCCCTAGTGGTGCCATGCGTGAAACCAAGTGGTTCTATGAGCGGGCCAGAGGGCAGTACGCCGACGCACAGTCCAAGCTGACACCGGGTGAGCAGAAGCGCTTTAAGGCTGAGTATCCGAAGCCGCAGATGATCGACAAGACTAGTATCGCAAAGTTTGAAAATGTCTGGGACGATCATCCCAAGTGGGTCAACCTCGGCGCCCAGAAGAACTTCGCTCGCTATGCGGCGCGTATAGGCAAAACTTGGACCAAAAATCAGGGTGACTTCAACGAACTCTACTTCAGACGCGCTATTGCTCGTGCGATTATTTTCAGGTGGACGGAGAAGATGGTCTCCGGAGAGCCTTGGTACAACGGTGGTTTCCGCGCCAACATCGTGGCCTACACAATCGCGGCGATCAACGAGCTCTGCAAGCGGACCGATCAGACCGTCGACTTTCAGAGGTGCTGGAACACTCAGGAGGTCTATGAGGAACTTGCAGAGGCTTTGCGCAAGGCCGCCAAGTTCGTCAACGATGACATCTCACAACCACCTCAGGGCATGTCGCACGTTTCTGAATGGTGCAAAAAGGATTCCTGCTGGGACCGGATACAAGGACAGATTGACCAGCTGGAGAGCGATGTCGGCTCACGCTTCTTCAAAACCCTTGTCGGCATTGATGAGCAAAAAGCTGAGCAAAAGCGGGCCAAGAAAACGCAACAGATTGATGACGGTATTGACGCTCAGAGAAGAGTGCTTGAGGTACCAGCTCAGAAGTGGAGCAAAATCAGGCAAGCAGGAATCGGGAAACGGTTTTTGTCTGAGAAAGAGATTGGAATCTTAAGAGTTGCCGAACAGATTCCACAAAAAATTCCGTCCGAAAAACAAAGTGAAGTCCTTGTAGGGATATTGGAGAGAGCAAAAGCAGAGGGTGTCCTTTAG